From Camelina sativa cultivar DH55 chromosome 7, Cs, whole genome shotgun sequence, one genomic window encodes:
- the LOC104704168 gene encoding fasciclin-like arabinogalactan protein 10, with amino-acid sequence MAASRAFSLLALALSLLAVASTAFGHNITQILSDTPDYSSFNSYLSQTKLDDEINSRTTITVLVLNNAAMSSLAGKHPLSVVKNALSLLVLLDYYDPLKLHQLSKGTTLTTTLYQTTGHAPGNLGFVNVTDLKGGKVGFGSAAPGSKLDSSYTKSVKQIPYNISVLEINAPIIAPGILTAPSPSSGGLSNITGLLEKAGCKTFAGLLVSSGVLKTYVSTVEKGLTVFAPSDEAFKAKGVPDLTKLTQAEVVSLLEYHALAEYKPKGSLKTNKDAISTLATNGAGKYDLTTSTSGDEVILHTGVGPSRLADTVVDETPVVIFTVDNVLLPTELFGKSPSSAPAPEPEPVSAPTPSPAKSPSPLEAPTPAAASPPAPPVDEYSPEGAPSDSPTSSEDSNAKNAAFHVKAPPALLFTALVAATSFLL; translated from the exons ATGGCGGCATCACGAGCTTTCTCTCTCCTCGCACTCGCTCTATCTCTCCTCGCAGTCGCTTCCACCGCCTTCGGCCATAACATCACTCAAATCCTCTCCGATACACCGGACTATTCATCATTCAACAGCTACCTTTCCCAAACGAAACTCGACGACGAAATCAACAGCCGAACTACCATCACCGTCCTCGTACTCAACAATGCCGCGATGTCTTCCCTCGCCGGAAAACACCCACTCTCCGTCGTCAAGAACGCTCTCAGCCTCCTCGTCCTCCTCGACTACTACGATCCTTTGAAACTCCACCAGCTCTCTAAAGGCACAACTCTCACCACCACGCTTTACCAAACCACCGGACACGCTCCCGGAAACCTAGGGTTCGTCAACGTCACCGATCTCAAAGGAGGCAAAGTAGGATTCGGCTCCGCCGCTCCTGG NTCCAAGCTCGACTCATCCTACACCAAGTCCGTTAAACAAATCCCTTACAACATCTCCGTCCTCGAAATCAACGCTCCGATCATCGCTCCCGGAATCTTAACCgcaccttctccttcttccgGCGGACTCAGCAACATCACCGGACTTCTCGAGAAAGCAGGTTGTAAAACCTTCGCGGGTTTGCTCGTTTCGAGTGGTGTACTCAAAACATACGTATCCACCGTTGAAAAAGGCTTGACTGTTTTTGCACCGTCCGATGAAGCTTTTAAAGCGAAAGGTGTACCAGATCTGACGAAGCTCACGCAAGCTGAGGTGGTCTCGCTCCTAGAGTATCACGCCCTCGCTGAGTACAAACCTAAAGGCTCATTAAAGACTAACAAAGACGCTATCTCCACGTTAGCCACTAACGGCGCCGGTAAATACGATTTAACGACGTCAACTTCCGGCGACGAGGTTATCCTTCACACCGGCGTTGGTCCGTCGAGACTCGCCGACACGGTCGTCGATGAGACACCAGTCGTGATATTCACGGTGGATAATGTGCTTCTCCCCACTGAGCTTTTCGGAAAATCTCCATCTTCGGCGCCGGCACCGGAACCGGAACCGGTGAGTGCACCGACACCGTCTCCGGCTAAGTCACCGTCTCCATTGGAAGCACCAACTCCAGCCGCAGCTTCTCCGCCGGCACCTCCGGTGGATGAATATTCGCCGGAAGGAGCTCCGTCAGACTCGCCGACAAGTTCAGAGGATAGTAATGCGAAAAACGCGGCGTTTCACGTGAAGGCTCCTCCTGCGCTGTTGTTCACCGCATTGGTTGCCGCCACATCTTTCTTGTTATAA
- the LOC104699810 gene encoding 4-hydroxy-tetrahydrodipicolinate synthase 1, chloroplastic, whose product MAALIGYGLISIESALHFPRLHQLDGYKRNAKWVSPKAAVVPNFHLPMRSLEDKNRTNTDDIRSLRVITAIKTPYLPDGRFDLEAYDDLVNTQIENGAEGVIVGGTTGEGQLMSWDEHIMLIGHTVNCFGGRIKVIGNTGSNSTKEAIHATEQGFAVGMHAALHINPYYGKTSIEGMTAHFQTVLHMGPTIIYNVPGRTSQDIPPQVIFKLSRNPNMAGVKECVGNNRVEEYTENGIVVWSGNDDQCHDSRWVHGATGVISVTSNLVPGLMRKLMFEGRNSGLNAKLLPLVDWVFQEPNPIGVNTALAQLGVARPVFRLPYVPLPLSKRIEFVKLVKEIGREHFVGERDVQVLDDDDFILIGRY is encoded by the exons ATGGCAGCTTTGATAGGTTACGGCTTGATCTCCATTGAATCTGCCCTCCATTTCCCTCGTTTACATCAACTCGATGGCTACAAGAg GAATGCGAAATGGGTGTCTCCAAAAGCAGCTGTTGTACCTAACTTCCATCTTCCAATGCGCAGTCTTGAGGATAAAAACAG AACAAACACAGACGACATAAGGTCCCTTAGAGTGATCACAGCCATCAAGACACCGTATCTACCTGATGGAAGATTCGACCTCGAAGCTTACGATGACTTAGTCAACACGCAGATTGAGAACGGCGCTGAAGGTGTGATTGTTGGTGGTACAACTGGTGAAGGCCAACTGATGAGCTGGGATGAACACATAATGCTTATAGGCCATACTGTTAACTGTTTTGGCGGAAGGATCAAAGTCATTGGAAACACCGGAAGCAACTCGACTAAAGAAGCTATACATGCCACTGAGCAAGGATTCGCTGTGGGAATGCACGCTGCACTGCACATCAACCCTTACTATGGGAAAACATCCATTGAAGGCATGACCGCTCATTTTCAAACCGTTCTTCATATGGGACCGACGATTATTTACAATGTGCCAGGTCGAACGAGTCAAGATATACCTCCACAGGTTATATTTAAACTCTCTCGGAACCCGAATATGGCTGGAGTTAAGGAATGTGTTGGTAATAACCGAGTTGAAGAGTATACTGAGAATGGAATTGTTGTGTGGAGTGGAAATGATGACCAGTGTCATGACTCTAGATGGGTTCATGGGGCGACTGGAGTTATATCGGTTACAAGCAATCTAGTTCCGGGTTTGATGAGGAAGTTAATGTTTGAAGGTAGAAACTCAGGGTTGAACGCAAAGCTTCTGCCTTTAGTTGATTGGGTATTCCAAGAACCAAATCCGATTGGTGTTAACACTGCTTTGGCTCAGTTAGGTGTTGCTAGGCCAGTTTTTCGATTACCTTATGTGCCATTGCCTCTGTCCAAAAGGATTGAGTTTGTAAAACTGGTCAAGGAAATCGGGAGGGAGCATTTTGTAGGAGAGAGAGATGTTCAGgtgcttgatgatgatgacttcaTCTTAATCGGTCGATATTAG
- the LOC104699808 gene encoding methyltransferase-like protein 13 — protein sequence MERDVSSCNTYNYGDAHYWDARYVQDALDFDWYQRYSSLRPFVRSFVPTCSRVLMVGCGNSLMSEDMVKDGYEDIMNVDISSVAIEMMQTKYSSVPQLKYMQMDVRDMSYFEDEYFDTVIDKGTLDSLMCGNDAPLSATRMLGEVSRLIKPGGTYFLITYGDPRVRMTHLTRPAYNWKISLYIIPRPGFQRPESCISSEKSCMEAIPLTSEGMLPHDYVLEDPDSHFIYICKKMDEEEAQLPSYPLMSDVL from the exons atggagagggACGTGTCGAGCTGCAACACTTACAACTATGGCGACGCTCATTACTGGGACGCTCGTTACGTGCAAGACGCGCTTGACTTCGACTGGTACCAACGTTACTCTTCTCTCCGTCCTTTTGTCCGCAGCTTCGTCCCTACTTGTTCACGTGTCCTCATGGTTGGCTGTGGCAACTCCC TGATGTCAGAGGATATGGTCAAGGACGGGTACGAGGACATTATGAATGTTGATATCTCTTCTGTGGCTATTGAGATGATGCAAACCAAATATTCCTCTGTTCCTCAGCTCAAGT ATATGCAAATGGATGTTAGAGATATGAGCTACTTTGAGGACGAGTACTTTGATACTGTCATTGATAAAG GAACCCTTGATTCGTTGATG TGTGGCAATGATGCTCCTCTAAGTGCTACCAGAATGTTGGGTGAAGTTAGCAG GCTGATTAAACCAGGAGGGACCTACTTTTTG ATAACTTACGGTGATCCCAGAGTGAGAATGACTCATTTGACTCGTCCTGCTTACAACTGGAAGATCTCCTTATACATTATAC CAAGACCAGGATTTCAAAGGCCGGAAAGTTGCATCTCGTCAGAAAAATCGTGTATGGAAGCTATACCTCTGACAAGCGAGGGAATGTTGCCACATGATTATGTTCTGGAGGATCCTGATTCCCATTTTATTTACATATGCAAGAAGatggacgaagaagaagctcaactACCCTCATACCCATTAATGTCCGATGTTTTGTAG
- the LOC104699809 gene encoding protein LITTLE ZIPPER 2-like, with translation MCLKPSETPFPDTQTLTMRSASHHHRRKSKKQIHIRVLNLTRRRRLLREENKEMKMRNLKLLVENQSIILENEALKKKALLLHQENNALFALLHPTLSPVSTSFLLRSS, from the exons ATGTGTCTTAAACCCTCAGAGACACCATTCCCAGACACTCAAACATTAACGATGAGATCAGCTTCGCACCATCACAGACGCAAATCTAAGAAACAAATCCATATTCGTGTCCTTAATCTCACCAG AAGGAGAAGATTACTGAGAGAGGAAAATAAGGAGATGAAAATGAGAAACTTGAAGCTTCTCGTAGAAAATCAAAGCATCATACTAGAGAACGAGGCTTTAAAAAAGAaagctcttcttctccaccaagaAAACAACGCTCTGTTTGCTCTGCTTCATCCTACACTTTCCCCTGTTTCCACCTCCTTCCTCTTGCGATCTTCGTAA